One stretch of Methylococcus capsulatus DNA includes these proteins:
- the gshA gene encoding glutamate--cysteine ligase, with the protein MRNLIDSRLEQLARAGQVHLLRKGLKGLEKESLRITAAGEIARTPHPKALGSALTHPAITTDYSEALIELITPPFEDSADTLAAMEDLHRFVHANIGDELLLATSMPCRIEGDESIPIAVYGSSNIGRMKHIYRRGLGYRYGRAMQAIAGVHFNYSVSEELWPILQAMAGDRRSLAEFVADRYFGMVRNIQRFGWLILYLFGSSPAMSKSFLAGRETPLAASFTEFDPATWHRPYATSLRMSDIGYRNDNQASLDISFNRLDDYVRDLSHAISTPYAPYQTIGVEVDGEYRQLNANLLQIENEYYSTVRPKQIARSGEMPTLALKKRGVRYLELRSVDLNCYHPAGISLEQLRFMETFLLLSLLTDSPPMSTEEKKTAANNLLATACCGRTPGMTLIRDDTAVDLRAWAKELCESMAPIAAALDDDSTGRVFSAALEQQYVAIADPEQYLPSARMLREMRDNHESFDEFAQRLSLQHAERLRNPPLPPEKTEAMRRMAEASLVEQEAIEEGDTLAFADYLEHYFAQT; encoded by the coding sequence TTGAGAAACCTCATCGACTCGCGGCTCGAGCAGCTCGCCCGCGCCGGACAGGTGCATTTGCTGCGAAAAGGATTGAAAGGACTGGAAAAGGAGAGCCTGCGGATCACGGCCGCCGGCGAAATTGCACGCACGCCGCACCCGAAGGCTCTGGGCTCGGCACTGACCCATCCTGCCATCACCACCGACTATTCCGAGGCGCTGATCGAACTGATCACCCCGCCTTTCGAAGACAGCGCCGACACTCTGGCGGCAATGGAGGATCTCCATCGCTTCGTTCACGCCAACATCGGCGATGAACTGCTGCTGGCGACCTCGATGCCCTGCCGGATCGAAGGCGACGAAAGCATTCCGATCGCGGTCTACGGCAGTTCCAACATCGGTCGGATGAAGCACATCTACCGGCGCGGCCTGGGTTACCGCTATGGCCGGGCCATGCAGGCCATCGCCGGCGTCCACTTCAATTACTCGGTGAGCGAAGAACTCTGGCCGATCCTGCAGGCCATGGCCGGCGACCGCCGGTCCCTGGCCGAATTCGTCGCCGACCGCTATTTCGGCATGGTGCGCAACATCCAGCGTTTCGGCTGGCTGATCCTGTACCTTTTCGGTTCATCACCCGCCATGTCCAAGTCCTTCCTCGCGGGGCGGGAAACGCCGCTGGCAGCGAGTTTCACCGAATTCGATCCTGCTACCTGGCACCGTCCCTACGCCACTTCGCTGCGCATGAGCGATATCGGTTACCGCAACGACAATCAGGCCAGCCTCGACATCTCCTTCAACCGGCTGGACGATTACGTCCGCGATCTCAGCCATGCCATATCAACGCCCTATGCGCCCTACCAGACCATCGGCGTCGAAGTGGATGGCGAATATCGCCAGCTCAATGCCAACCTCCTGCAGATCGAGAATGAGTATTACAGTACCGTGCGCCCCAAACAGATCGCCCGTTCCGGCGAAATGCCCACCCTGGCGCTGAAAAAGCGTGGTGTCCGTTATCTCGAACTGCGCTCGGTGGACCTCAACTGCTATCATCCGGCCGGAATCAGTCTCGAGCAGTTGAGGTTTATGGAAACCTTCCTGCTGCTGTCCCTCCTCACCGACAGTCCGCCGATGAGCACGGAGGAAAAGAAAACCGCAGCCAACAACTTGCTGGCCACCGCTTGTTGTGGGCGCACGCCGGGCATGACACTGATCCGGGATGACACCGCAGTGGATCTTCGAGCCTGGGCCAAGGAGCTGTGCGAATCCATGGCGCCAATCGCGGCTGCGCTGGATGACGACTCGACCGGCCGAGTGTTTTCCGCCGCTCTGGAGCAGCAATATGTAGCGATCGCCGACCCCGAACAGTATCTGCCTTCGGCCCGCATGCTGCGGGAGATGCGGGACAATCACGAATCCTTCGATGAATTCGCGCAACGACTGTCGCTGCAGCACGCCGAGCGCTTGCGCAACCCTCCACTACCCCCCGAAAAAACCGAGGCCATGCGGCGCATGGCCGAAGCATCGCTGGTGGAACAAGAAGCCATCGAGGAGGGCGACACGCTGGCCTTTGCCGATTACCTGGAGCACTATTTCGCCCAAACCTGA
- a CDS encoding DUF2782 domain-containing protein yields MPFPTRRLPLLLLLLAPLAWGIDSPDAGKLQPVPDPPDIPGPVQSGEELEPDVTIMRKGEDLYEEYRINGRLYMIKVKPKIGPPYIMMDKDGDGNMDVRTTDMARSMDIPQWVLFSW; encoded by the coding sequence ATGCCATTCCCGACCCGCCGATTGCCCTTACTGCTCCTGCTGCTTGCGCCGCTTGCCTGGGGCATCGATTCGCCCGATGCGGGGAAGCTCCAGCCGGTACCCGATCCGCCCGACATCCCGGGGCCGGTCCAGAGCGGAGAGGAACTGGAGCCGGACGTCACCATCATGCGCAAGGGCGAAGATCTCTACGAGGAATACCGCATCAACGGTAGACTCTACATGATCAAGGTCAAACCCAAGATCGGTCCGCCCTATATCATGATGGACAAGGACGGCGACGGTAACATGGACGTCCGGACGACCGACATGGCTCGCAGTATGGACATCCCGCAGTGGGTCCTGTTCAGTTGGTAA
- the lplT gene encoding lysophospholipid transporter LplT translates to MIKGLAPLVVAQFLSAFADNAILFTVIAIVLQGNTHGDWYIPALQSVFLIAYVTLAPWVGIWADRLPKPQVLIIANLIKTAGGFLLLAGIEPLIAYSLVGAGAALYSPAKYGILPEIADEAHLVKANGWVEGATIAAILLGTVGGAKIADRSIPAALMVICGCFLLSVLVGLLLPRLPARYRTEVSAIRQWVAQSRALLKSQRARLVLLGLAMFWAAAATLRVVLVAWAPAVLHTQTASDIAELTLFTAIGIIIGAALAPRWIPLAEIRRSRYAGYAMGLMLGLLAASSEPWPARGALLGIGIAGGFFVVPLNAAIQDIGHRSVGAGIAVAIQNFFLNAAMLVAVGLYTGAAAQGADPVMVLLAMSSIVLCGVIQLAIRLPPKAADG, encoded by the coding sequence ATGATCAAGGGACTCGCACCGCTGGTCGTTGCCCAGTTTCTCTCCGCTTTCGCCGACAACGCGATCCTGTTCACCGTCATCGCCATCGTACTGCAGGGTAACACACATGGAGACTGGTACATTCCGGCCCTGCAGAGCGTGTTTCTGATTGCCTACGTGACGCTCGCACCCTGGGTTGGCATCTGGGCCGACCGGCTGCCCAAACCCCAGGTTCTGATCATCGCCAATCTGATCAAAACGGCCGGGGGATTCCTGTTGCTGGCCGGGATCGAGCCACTGATCGCCTATTCGTTGGTCGGGGCCGGCGCGGCCCTGTACAGCCCCGCCAAATACGGCATCCTGCCAGAAATCGCCGACGAGGCTCATCTGGTCAAGGCCAACGGCTGGGTGGAGGGGGCCACCATCGCCGCCATCCTGCTCGGAACCGTCGGTGGCGCCAAGATCGCCGACCGGTCGATCCCGGCGGCCCTTATGGTCATTTGTGGCTGCTTTCTGCTGTCGGTCCTGGTCGGACTGCTGCTGCCCCGGCTGCCGGCGCGCTACCGTACCGAAGTCTCAGCCATCCGTCAATGGGTGGCACAGAGCAGGGCTTTGCTGAAATCCCAGCGGGCTCGGCTGGTCCTGCTTGGACTGGCCATGTTCTGGGCCGCCGCCGCGACTTTACGCGTCGTCCTCGTCGCCTGGGCACCCGCGGTGCTGCACACCCAAACCGCCAGCGACATCGCCGAACTGACCCTGTTCACTGCCATCGGCATCATCATCGGTGCCGCCCTTGCCCCACGCTGGATTCCACTGGCGGAAATCCGCCGCAGCCGCTATGCAGGCTATGCGATGGGGCTCATGCTCGGCCTTCTTGCAGCCTCGTCCGAACCCTGGCCGGCCCGCGGCGCCCTCCTCGGCATCGGCATCGCCGGGGGCTTCTTCGTGGTGCCACTCAACGCTGCCATCCAGGACATCGGCCACCGCAGCGTCGGCGCCGGCATCGCCGTCGCCATCCAGAATTTTTTCTTGAATGCCGCCATGCTCGTCGCCGTCGGTCTTTACACCGGCGCCGCCGCACAAGGCGCAGATCCCGTCATGGTGCTGCTGGCCATGAGCTCCATCGTGCTTTGCGGCGTCATCCAATTAGCCATCCGGCTCCCCCCCAAAGCCGCGGACGGCTGA
- a CDS encoding AMP-binding protein, whose translation MIKPIIRFLLKSLYRIQVKGIEHFHSAGERVLIVSNHASFLDPILLWAFLPDEITFAINTHIAETWWVKPALRRVRTFPMDPINPMSVKALTHHLRRDRKAVVFPEGRITVTGSLMKIYDGSGMVADKANAAVLPVRIDGAQYTPFSRLKGVVRLRWLPRITINILPPRKITPPPEAQGEERRRHAGLALSDIMSEMMFATGNHRGTLFSALLDARNVHGGRTCVLEDTERKPVSYDHLIARALLASEKLEHLTEASETVGILLPTAIGTVATLLGLQHAGRIPAMLNFSTGSSVLLAACDTAAIRTVLTSRRFVEAAKLGDTLAQLETRVKVIYLDDIFGSIPALDKLRAFVKGRLADYLGRDRASADSPAVILFTSGSEGPPKGVALSHANLLANREQFAARVDFGPQDVILNALPLFHSFGLTTGTLLPLLSGTRVFLYPSPLHYRIIPEVAYDINATILFGTNTILYGYGKHAHPYDFYSIRYVFAGAEKVQPETRRLWADKFGIRIMEGYGVTETSPVLAANTAMHYREGTVGRLMPGIEYALEPVEGIAEGGRLHVKGPNVMLGYLHAQAPGRIEPPASCFGPGWYDTGDIVSVDAHGYVTIKGRAKRFAKIGGEMISLAVIEELAARVWPDAQHAAVNLPDPRKGEQIVLATSQPRADRTLLFERTRAEGLGELYLPKRIRVLPALPLLGSGKIDYPTLTALLAAETGE comes from the coding sequence ATGATCAAGCCGATAATCCGATTCTTACTCAAAAGCCTTTATCGGATCCAAGTCAAGGGCATCGAACATTTCCATAGCGCCGGAGAGCGGGTGCTCATCGTCTCGAACCACGCCTCGTTCCTGGACCCCATCCTGCTCTGGGCCTTTCTGCCGGACGAAATCACCTTCGCGATCAATACCCACATCGCCGAGACCTGGTGGGTCAAACCGGCTCTGCGGCGGGTCCGGACCTTCCCGATGGACCCCATCAATCCCATGTCGGTCAAAGCCCTGACCCATCACCTGCGCCGCGACCGGAAAGCGGTGGTGTTTCCCGAAGGCCGCATCACCGTGACCGGCTCGCTGATGAAGATCTACGACGGCTCGGGAATGGTGGCGGACAAAGCCAACGCTGCCGTGCTGCCGGTACGTATCGACGGCGCCCAGTACACACCCTTCTCCCGTCTCAAAGGCGTGGTCCGCCTGCGCTGGCTGCCCCGGATCACCATCAACATCCTGCCGCCGCGGAAGATTACGCCGCCGCCCGAGGCTCAGGGCGAGGAGCGCCGACGCCATGCCGGCCTGGCTCTGTCAGACATCATGAGTGAGATGATGTTCGCCACCGGCAATCACCGTGGCACCCTGTTCTCCGCCCTGCTCGATGCCCGCAACGTGCACGGCGGCAGGACCTGCGTGCTCGAAGACACCGAGCGCAAGCCCGTGAGCTACGACCATCTGATCGCCCGGGCATTGTTGGCCAGCGAAAAACTCGAACACCTGACCGAAGCCAGCGAAACCGTCGGCATCCTGCTGCCCACCGCCATCGGCACGGTGGCCACACTCCTGGGACTGCAGCATGCTGGCCGCATACCCGCCATGCTCAACTTCAGCACCGGCAGCTCCGTACTGTTAGCGGCCTGCGACACAGCCGCCATCCGGACGGTCCTGACCTCGCGGCGTTTCGTCGAGGCGGCCAAATTGGGAGACACCCTCGCCCAGCTCGAGACCCGGGTGAAGGTGATTTATCTGGACGACATCTTCGGCAGCATTCCGGCCCTGGACAAGCTGCGGGCGTTCGTGAAAGGGCGCCTGGCCGATTACCTCGGTCGCGACCGGGCGTCGGCAGACTCGCCGGCGGTGATCCTCTTCACCTCGGGATCGGAAGGGCCGCCCAAGGGAGTCGCGCTGTCGCACGCCAACCTGCTCGCCAACCGCGAGCAGTTCGCCGCCCGCGTAGACTTCGGTCCACAGGACGTGATCCTCAATGCCCTGCCCCTTTTTCACTCTTTCGGCCTCACCACCGGCACCCTGTTGCCGTTGCTGTCGGGTACGCGGGTGTTCCTCTACCCCTCTCCGTTGCATTACCGGATCATTCCCGAGGTGGCCTACGACATCAACGCCACCATCCTGTTCGGGACCAATACCATCTTGTACGGCTACGGCAAACACGCTCACCCCTATGACTTCTACAGCATCCGCTACGTATTCGCCGGCGCCGAAAAGGTACAACCCGAAACCCGCCGCCTCTGGGCCGACAAATTCGGCATCCGCATCATGGAAGGTTACGGCGTCACGGAAACCAGCCCGGTGCTGGCGGCCAACACCGCGATGCATTATCGGGAAGGCACGGTCGGCCGCCTCATGCCGGGCATCGAATATGCGTTGGAACCGGTGGAAGGCATCGCCGAAGGCGGACGGCTGCACGTGAAAGGGCCGAATGTCATGCTTGGCTATCTCCATGCCCAGGCGCCGGGCCGGATCGAACCACCGGCCTCGTGCTTCGGCCCCGGCTGGTACGATACCGGCGACATCGTCAGCGTCGACGCCCACGGCTATGTCACCATCAAGGGGCGAGCCAAACGCTTCGCCAAGATCGGCGGCGAAATGATCTCGCTGGCGGTCATCGAGGAACTGGCGGCCAGGGTGTGGCCGGATGCCCAGCACGCCGCCGTCAACCTCCCCGACCCGCGCAAAGGCGAACAGATCGTTCTGGCGACCAGCCAGCCGCGGGCCGACCGGACTCTGCTTTTCGAGCGGACACGTGCCGAAGGCCTAGGGGAACTGTATCTGCCCAAACGGATTCGGGTTCTGCCTGCCCTGCCGCTGCTCGGCTCAGGCAAGATCGACTACCCGACACTCACCGCCCTGCTGGCGGCGGAGACCGGGGAATGA
- a CDS encoding gamma-glutamylcyclotransferase family protein, whose protein sequence is MGTSLFAYGTLQLPEVMAAVTGRTFAAVPAWLFDHARYRLRHRIYPGLRRETGAVTVGTLFLGLDPQALARLDRFEDSFYTRTRVTVSTAELGCQVAQVYLIPPCSEHLLVYRGWSLDDFVRTHASAYVRRCRRQFR, encoded by the coding sequence ATGGGAACTTCGCTGTTCGCTTATGGCACTCTGCAATTGCCGGAAGTGATGGCCGCCGTGACAGGCCGGACTTTCGCTGCCGTACCGGCGTGGCTGTTTGACCACGCGCGCTACCGTCTGCGCCACCGCATCTATCCGGGTTTGCGGCGCGAAACCGGGGCAGTCACCGTCGGCACTCTGTTTCTCGGGCTCGATCCTCAGGCTCTGGCCCGCCTGGACCGCTTCGAAGACAGCTTCTATACAAGGACCAGGGTTACGGTTTCAACCGCCGAGCTGGGTTGTCAGGTAGCCCAAGTCTATCTGATCCCCCCGTGCAGTGAGCATCTGCTGGTTTACCGCGGCTGGAGCCTGGACGATTTCGTCAGGACGCATGCCTCCGCCTATGTCCGGCGCTGCCGGCGGCAGTTCCGCTAA
- a CDS encoding exosortase system-associated protein, TIGR04073 family, producing the protein MPNKPLSVPTLLLLAGMAAAVPSAQADDYGATTTLKLGSGLSNLTLGWLEIPKSMINTSNQTNVLFGISGGLFKGLLHTVGRTLTGAVDFLTFPVPTQPITHPEFVWQKFSDETSYGPAFTSGILSDPKPAPAPAAPPYSKM; encoded by the coding sequence ATGCCGAACAAACCGCTTTCCGTCCCGACCCTGCTCCTGCTGGCGGGCATGGCCGCTGCCGTACCGTCGGCGCAAGCCGACGACTATGGCGCCACCACGACGCTCAAGCTGGGTAGTGGCCTGTCAAACCTGACCCTAGGTTGGCTGGAAATTCCCAAGAGCATGATCAATACCAGCAACCAGACCAATGTCCTGTTCGGCATCTCCGGAGGACTGTTCAAGGGGCTACTGCACACGGTCGGACGTACGCTCACCGGCGCCGTGGACTTCCTCACTTTCCCGGTACCGACCCAGCCAATCACCCATCCGGAATTCGTCTGGCAGAAATTTTCCGACGAAACCAGCTATGGCCCGGCGTTCACCTCCGGAATCCTCAGTGACCCGAAGCCGGCCCCAGCCCCAGCAGCCCCGCCTTATTCGAAGATGTAG
- a CDS encoding SDR family oxidoreductase codes for MPSVLVTGANRGLGLEFTRQYLDAGWRVIATCRQPHDAAELRELAKRYEHLAIHALDVRNFVAIDQLASALAGQPIDVLINNAGVYGDKPGNGFGNIDYGVWEDVFKTNTMAPVKMAESFLPHLERGNRKLIVGITSLMGSMGDNTSGNAICYRSSKAALNAAFKSLSLDLKPLGIGVLILNPGWVLTDMGGPRATTTAETSIGGMRRIIDEYTPAWSGRFLNFDGRALPW; via the coding sequence GTGCCTTCCGTCCTGGTGACCGGCGCCAACCGCGGACTCGGTCTCGAATTCACCCGCCAGTACCTCGACGCCGGTTGGCGAGTGATTGCCACCTGCCGCCAGCCCCATGATGCCGCCGAGCTGCGCGAACTGGCCAAGCGCTACGAACATCTGGCCATACATGCCCTCGACGTGCGGAACTTCGTTGCGATCGATCAGCTGGCCTCGGCCCTTGCCGGTCAACCGATTGACGTCCTCATCAACAATGCTGGCGTCTATGGTGACAAACCCGGCAACGGTTTTGGAAACATCGACTACGGAGTGTGGGAGGACGTCTTCAAGACCAACACCATGGCGCCCGTAAAAATGGCGGAAAGCTTCCTGCCGCATCTCGAACGGGGGAACCGCAAACTGATCGTGGGCATCACCAGCCTGATGGGTAGCATGGGCGATAACACCAGCGGCAACGCGATCTGTTACCGCTCCAGTAAGGCGGCGCTGAACGCCGCATTCAAGAGCCTCTCCCTCGACCTCAAACCGCTCGGCATAGGCGTGCTGATCCTCAACCCCGGCTGGGTATTGACCGACATGGGTGGGCCGAGGGCGACGACGACGGCGGAGACAAGCATCGGCGGCATGCGGCGGATCATCGACGAATACACGCCCGCATGGTCCGGACGCTTCTTGAATTTCGACGGCCGGGCCTTGCCATGGTAA
- the sodB gene encoding superoxide dismutase [Fe] yields MTHELPALPYAKNALEPHISAETLEYHYGKHHQAYVTNLNNLIPGTEYENLSLEEIIRKAPAGGIFNNAAQIWNHTFYWNSLSPNGGGEPTGALAEALIKSFGSFDKFKEAFTQCAVTTFGSGWAWLVKNADGSLALVSTSNAGCPLTSGQTPLLTCDVWEHAYYIDYRNARPKYVEAFWNLVNWEFAAANFGG; encoded by the coding sequence ATGACCCATGAACTGCCTGCTCTGCCCTATGCCAAAAACGCCCTGGAGCCGCATATTTCGGCGGAAACGCTGGAGTACCACTACGGCAAACACCATCAGGCCTATGTCACCAATCTGAACAACCTGATTCCGGGCACCGAGTACGAAAACCTGTCTCTGGAAGAGATCATCCGCAAAGCGCCTGCCGGCGGCATCTTCAACAATGCGGCCCAGATCTGGAACCACACCTTCTATTGGAACAGCCTGTCACCGAACGGCGGCGGCGAGCCCACCGGCGCACTGGCCGAAGCCCTCATCAAGAGCTTTGGCTCGTTCGACAAATTCAAGGAAGCGTTCACCCAATGTGCGGTGACCACCTTCGGCTCCGGCTGGGCTTGGCTGGTCAAGAACGCCGACGGCAGCCTAGCGCTGGTCAGCACCAGCAACGCCGGCTGCCCGTTGACCTCGGGGCAGACGCCTCTGCTGACCTGCGACGTATGGGAGCACGCCTACTACATCGATTACCGGAACGCCCGCCCGAAATATGTGGAAGCCTTCTGGAACCTGGTGAACTGGGAATTCGCCGCGGCCAATTTCGGCGGCTGA
- a CDS encoding YybH family protein translates to MRTQIFSLVAVFGLLTTPGWAQEDIRTIAANNAAEWNQAFADGKVEEIVSLYTRDAILVQPNGKVSRDPVEIRNFWRTLINQGAFKIDIVDVKGEKDDTIVTTTTLSDLKTLQDSHQTLRYHYDGVLYSVLKRQSDGSWKAQVQQWSERSRG, encoded by the coding sequence GTGCGTACTCAAATTTTCTCGCTGGTGGCCGTCTTCGGCCTTTTGACCACCCCGGGATGGGCACAGGAAGACATCCGGACCATCGCTGCCAACAACGCCGCCGAGTGGAACCAGGCGTTCGCTGACGGCAAGGTCGAAGAAATCGTTTCGCTGTACACAAGGGACGCCATTTTGGTGCAGCCGAACGGAAAAGTCTCCCGGGATCCGGTCGAAATCCGCAACTTCTGGCGGACCTTGATCAACCAGGGCGCTTTCAAAATTGATATCGTAGATGTTAAAGGCGAAAAAGACGACACCATCGTTACGACCACCACGCTGTCCGATTTGAAGACATTGCAGGATTCGCACCAGACGCTCCGCTACCACTACGACGGTGTGCTCTACAGCGTACTCAAACGCCAGAGCGATGGCAGTTGGAAAGCCCAGGTCCAACAATGGTCGGAACGATCCCGTGGCTGA
- a CDS encoding LysR family transcriptional regulator: MDKLTSMVVFTKVAKAGSFAAAAKELGLSRAMATKHVMQLENSLGVRLLNRTTRHLSLTEVGMVYLDRCLQILDDLEETELAVTRLQTEPRGTLKLNATPFFGAYHLAPAIAAYLEIYPDVNVELVLQAGYVDLVEEGFDLAIHLDELRDSSLIARKLGTSQRIVCGAPTYFEKRGVPQTPEDLKKHNCLSNSSMPPRDQWQFVSQDGKSTVIKVSGTLEANSADALRMAAISGLGLVLLPTYMVGQDIYKGRLQAVLTDYVPAAADIHAVYPHRKHLSAKVRTFVDFLHERFHPTPYWEEWMHPASGEIGGQ; this comes from the coding sequence ATGGACAAACTCACGAGCATGGTCGTATTCACCAAGGTCGCGAAAGCGGGAAGCTTCGCGGCTGCCGCCAAGGAACTGGGGCTGTCGCGGGCTATGGCGACCAAGCATGTGATGCAGCTCGAAAACAGCCTCGGGGTCCGGCTCCTGAACCGGACTACGCGTCACTTGAGCCTGACCGAAGTCGGCATGGTCTATCTGGATCGCTGTTTGCAGATCCTGGACGACCTGGAAGAAACCGAGCTGGCCGTGACACGTCTACAGACGGAGCCTCGAGGGACGCTCAAGCTCAATGCGACGCCCTTTTTCGGCGCCTACCATCTGGCGCCGGCGATCGCGGCTTACCTGGAGATCTATCCGGACGTCAACGTCGAGCTGGTGCTACAGGCGGGTTATGTCGACCTGGTCGAAGAAGGTTTCGATCTCGCCATTCACCTGGACGAGCTGCGGGACTCCAGCCTGATCGCCCGCAAACTGGGTACTTCCCAGCGAATTGTCTGCGGCGCGCCGACCTATTTCGAGAAACGCGGCGTGCCCCAGACCCCGGAGGACCTCAAGAAGCACAATTGCCTGAGCAATTCCAGCATGCCGCCGCGCGACCAGTGGCAATTCGTCTCGCAGGACGGCAAGTCGACGGTCATCAAGGTCTCCGGCACGCTGGAGGCGAACTCGGCGGATGCCCTGCGCATGGCGGCGATCAGCGGTCTGGGTTTGGTCCTGCTGCCGACTTATATGGTCGGCCAGGACATCTACAAGGGTCGGCTCCAGGCGGTATTGACCGATTACGTGCCGGCGGCGGCGGACATTCATGCCGTTTACCCGCACCGCAAGCATTTGTCGGCCAAGGTGCGCACTTTCGTGGACTTCCTCCACGAGCGGTTTCATCCCACGCCCTACTGGGAAGAGTGGATGCATCCTGCAAGCGGGGAAATCGGCGGCCAATGA
- a CDS encoding CYTH domain-containing protein: MGFEIERKFLVRGDGWRKAVSDSMRICQGYLNDEQRCSVRVRISGDRAWLNIKSATIGAQRHEYEYEIPVADGESMLEELSCKPLIEKVRYFVPVAGRVWEVDVFEGENAGLVVAELELDHPEEAFELPEWAGEEVTHDARYYNTCLSALPFSRWSQEERYPASRE; encoded by the coding sequence ATGGGGTTTGAAATCGAAAGGAAGTTTCTGGTGCGTGGCGACGGCTGGCGTAAGGCGGTGAGCGATTCCATGCGTATCTGCCAGGGCTATCTGAATGACGAACAACGCTGTTCGGTGCGGGTCCGGATCAGCGGTGATAGGGCCTGGCTCAACATCAAGAGCGCTACGATCGGAGCCCAGCGGCACGAATATGAATACGAGATACCAGTCGCCGACGGCGAATCCATGCTCGAGGAGCTGAGCTGCAAGCCGCTGATCGAAAAGGTGCGCTATTTCGTCCCGGTGGCTGGCAGGGTGTGGGAGGTCGATGTGTTCGAAGGAGAGAACGCAGGACTCGTGGTGGCCGAACTCGAGCTCGACCATCCCGAGGAAGCTTTCGAGCTGCCGGAATGGGCGGGCGAGGAGGTCACCCACGACGCGCGCTATTACAACACCTGTCTCTCTGCGCTGCCCTTCAGCCGTTGGTCTCAAGAGGAGCGGTACCCGGCTTCCCGAGAATGA
- a CDS encoding SRPBCC family protein produces MTTLLLLVGFVLLALGVLVVAGTRLPKTHRAASRIRLPATPERVWEIITDFEGFPRWRPGLAVVDRAPDVDGFPSWDEVCAMGAKVRFRVLEAVPPSRLVTCLAGEHLPLRGIWVYELEADGDAGTVLTITERDSIFHPAFRFFVRYVLSYHGVMDVFLLALARHLDSPAKPEHLSLRVEDPDAGGVET; encoded by the coding sequence ATGACTACGCTCCTGCTCCTCGTGGGGTTTGTGCTGCTGGCGCTGGGTGTTCTCGTCGTGGCCGGCACGCGCCTGCCTAAAACCCATCGAGCGGCGAGCCGGATCCGGCTGCCGGCGACCCCGGAGCGGGTCTGGGAAATCATCACCGATTTCGAGGGTTTTCCGCGATGGAGGCCGGGCCTCGCCGTCGTGGATCGGGCACCGGACGTCGATGGCTTTCCCAGTTGGGATGAAGTGTGTGCAATGGGGGCGAAGGTACGGTTCCGGGTGTTGGAAGCCGTGCCTCCCTCGCGCCTGGTCACCTGTCTGGCGGGCGAACATCTGCCATTGCGGGGGATTTGGGTGTACGAACTGGAAGCGGACGGCGATGCAGGGACGGTTCTGACGATCACCGAGCGGGACAGCATTTTCCATCCGGCCTTCCGGTTTTTCGTGCGTTATGTCTTGTCCTATCACGGTGTCATGGACGTATTCCTGCTCGCCCTGGCACGGCACCTGGACAGTCCGGCGAAGCCCGAACACCTGAGTCTTCGGGTGGAAGACCCGGATGCCGGCGGGGTGGAGACGTGA
- a CDS encoding CPBP family intramembrane glutamic endopeptidase: protein MSTPHGGFLKFAVVFEGGLLLLAFGFGGLAGIDPVATLRFDLDGLVYGLAGTLPLCLIFQWSYSTHVASLREIKQVLVDRLGPFLAACGMADLLFLGFLAGVTEEILFRGFLQPWFEANWGWLGGLVFSNLVFALVHWVSPLYALLAGLTGIYLGFALDVGGERNLLVPILIHSLYDTIAFRAVVASYRAGFSR, encoded by the coding sequence GTGAGCACGCCTCACGGCGGTTTTCTCAAGTTCGCGGTCGTGTTCGAAGGCGGCTTGCTGCTGCTGGCGTTCGGCTTCGGCGGACTGGCGGGGATCGATCCGGTCGCTACGCTACGTTTCGACCTGGACGGACTGGTCTACGGGCTGGCCGGAACCTTGCCGCTATGCCTGATATTCCAGTGGTCCTATAGCACCCACGTCGCCAGCCTGAGGGAAATCAAACAGGTGCTGGTGGATCGCCTGGGGCCTTTTCTCGCGGCCTGTGGCATGGCGGACCTGCTGTTCCTCGGCTTCCTCGCCGGTGTCACCGAAGAAATCCTGTTCCGGGGATTTCTCCAGCCCTGGTTCGAAGCCAACTGGGGCTGGCTGGGCGGCCTGGTCTTCAGCAACCTGGTGTTCGCCCTGGTCCATTGGGTTTCCCCTTTGTACGCCCTGCTGGCCGGCCTGACCGGCATTTACCTCGGTTTCGCCCTGGATGTCGGCGGCGAACGCAATCTGCTCGTTCCCATTCTGATCCACTCGCTTTACGACACCATCGCATTCCGGGCAGTGGTCGCCAGTTACCGGGCCGGATTTTCCCGTTGA